In Sphingopyxis sp. 113P3, one DNA window encodes the following:
- a CDS encoding NAD-dependent epimerase/dehydratase family protein produces MGVTYRFGPDDGPVLVTGAGGYVAGWVIKMLLEAGMTVHGTVRDPDNAFKVGHLRQMAEASPGTLKLFKADLLETGSHDEAMQGCRIVMHTASPFLDPSKISDPQRDVIDPALKGTRDVLEAANRVSGVERVVLTSSIIAIVDPSVEPRSFTEADWNDSAAIETGAYALSKVLAEREAWKIAGAQSAWKLVVINPAFIIGEGTSASQTSASFDYFRKFIDGSYKDGVPDFSVGTVDVRDVAEAHLRGAFIPGAEGRHIISAKTLSLDDKLRILKAELGEERYPFPPETSRTSPSRPMLLDNSKSISALGMKYRPLEPALVDMFVQAAEYRN; encoded by the coding sequence ATGGGCGTAACGTACCGCTTTGGACCGGATGATGGTCCCGTCCTTGTGACGGGCGCTGGCGGCTATGTGGCAGGCTGGGTCATCAAGATGCTGCTCGAGGCCGGGATGACCGTTCATGGAACGGTGCGCGATCCCGATAATGCATTCAAGGTGGGCCACCTGAGGCAGATGGCGGAGGCCTCGCCCGGCACGCTGAAACTGTTCAAGGCGGATCTGCTGGAGACCGGAAGTCATGACGAGGCGATGCAGGGCTGCCGGATCGTCATGCATACCGCATCGCCGTTCCTCGACCCCTCCAAGATATCCGATCCGCAGCGCGACGTGATCGACCCGGCTCTCAAAGGGACACGCGACGTTCTCGAGGCCGCTAACCGTGTCTCCGGGGTCGAGCGCGTCGTCCTCACAAGTTCGATCATCGCTATTGTGGATCCGTCCGTGGAACCACGCTCTTTCACGGAGGCCGACTGGAACGATTCGGCGGCGATCGAGACAGGGGCTTATGCACTTTCCAAGGTTCTGGCCGAGCGCGAGGCGTGGAAGATCGCAGGCGCGCAGTCTGCCTGGAAGCTGGTTGTGATCAATCCCGCTTTCATCATCGGCGAGGGCACGTCCGCGTCGCAGACCTCGGCTTCATTCGATTATTTCCGGAAGTTTATCGACGGGTCGTACAAGGACGGGGTGCCCGATTTTTCGGTCGGCACCGTGGATGTCCGCGATGTGGCCGAGGCGCATCTGCGGGGCGCTTTCATTCCCGGGGCCGAGGGGCGCCACATCATTTCCGCCAAGACGCTCAGTCTCGATGACAAGCTGCGCATTCTGAAGGCCGAGCTTGGCGAGGAGCGATATCCCTTCCCCCCCGAGACGTCGCGGACGTCGCCGAGCCGGCCGATGCTGCTCGACAATAGCAAGTCGATTTCGGCGCTGGGGATGAAGTACCGACCGCTTGAACCCGCCCTTGTGGACATGTTCGTGCAGGCTGCCGAATACCGGAATTGA
- a CDS encoding putative quinol monooxygenase, whose translation MTIARQYVIHARQGHEGKLRDALARLADLVRPTAGCNGVTVLQDTSDPRRFLFTEIWDSVDAHKNAQSPRAHAFLLEILPWYEGPPEGAYYTRLLSV comes from the coding sequence GTGACCATCGCACGCCAATATGTGATTCATGCCAGGCAGGGGCACGAAGGCAAGCTGCGCGACGCGCTTGCCAGGCTCGCGGACCTGGTGCGCCCGACTGCCGGCTGCAACGGCGTCACGGTGCTGCAGGACACGAGCGATCCGCGCCGCTTCCTCTTCACCGAAATCTGGGACAGTGTCGACGCGCACAAGAACGCACAAAGCCCCCGCGCGCATGCCTTTCTTCTGGAGATTCTGCCGTGGTATGAGGGTCCGCCGGAGGGCGCCTATTACACGCGCCTCCTGTCGGTCTGA
- a CDS encoding TonB-dependent receptor: MWIRTILYAGSCALALAQAGTAFAQTSERGATEDPAPDASDIIVTAQKYSQSVNNVPMTITVANAEQLEEAGIHAVEDLVKITPGFNVTQTPTGQSVYTLRGIGFNDSSLSTRPAVTVYMDEAPIPFGLMTRGANLDIDHVEVLKGPQGTLFGANSTGGAINYVTAKPTKSFTAGGAVTYGRFDQFDINGFASGPLSDTLSVRIAVEHQGSGDWQKSITRDDTAGQKNFTNGRVSLLWEPVGSLRVLLAAQRWVDKSDALVGQAFEFDPGVPAFADATGVKDYPYGIRGSRYADWDPDSDLARDNKFTMLTGRIDYDLSDAITLTSLTNYIDFKYHLLGEADGVPVHNTTFITDSTNETFSQELRLAGKFGNLRAILGANYEHDTPNENTLQDLTTAAAIVSLSTRFAPDTPLRTLRVAARQKTNIYAIFGNLEYEIAPGLTLQGGARYTRSKIAFSGCLADSGDGTAAPTYTGLINATRGARGLAPIAPLGPGDCVTMDATTNPPSLNPGLVTTPYDEDNVSWRTGAQYSVGPNAMIYANISKGYKMGGHPFVNATYSTALTPAKQESILAYEGGFKAGLLDRALQLNGAVFYYDYKNKQEVGTIVDPAIGRIGALTNIPKSRVYGAEFQIDAMPLKGLTLQAAGIYVRTEILGHYTSTNAVGETQDFHGTELANAPRWQINASARYERELTDRMNMFLSGRFYYQSTAQDRIGNIPGYEHEAYKLVDLSAGLESPDAKWRAYIWGRNVFNERYGLTRNGIDTNIQFLAKPATYGITVGFSY; the protein is encoded by the coding sequence ATGTGGATTAGAACGATCCTGTATGCGGGGTCTTGTGCCCTCGCCTTGGCTCAGGCGGGTACCGCGTTTGCGCAGACGTCAGAGAGGGGCGCAACTGAGGACCCGGCGCCCGACGCCAGCGACATCATCGTTACCGCGCAGAAATATTCCCAGAGCGTCAACAACGTACCGATGACGATCACGGTGGCCAACGCCGAGCAGCTCGAAGAGGCCGGCATCCACGCAGTCGAAGATCTGGTAAAGATCACGCCCGGCTTCAACGTCACGCAGACGCCCACGGGGCAGTCAGTCTACACGCTTCGCGGGATCGGCTTCAACGACTCCTCGCTGAGCACGCGTCCGGCCGTTACCGTCTATATGGATGAAGCGCCGATCCCCTTTGGCCTGATGACCCGAGGCGCCAACCTCGACATCGACCATGTCGAAGTGCTGAAAGGGCCGCAGGGAACCCTTTTTGGTGCCAATTCGACCGGCGGGGCGATCAACTATGTCACCGCCAAACCTACAAAAAGCTTCACTGCTGGGGGGGCGGTGACCTATGGGCGGTTCGACCAGTTCGACATCAACGGCTTTGCCAGCGGTCCGCTCAGCGATACGCTGAGCGTGCGCATCGCGGTCGAGCACCAAGGCAGCGGCGACTGGCAAAAGAGCATTACCCGGGACGACACGGCCGGACAGAAGAACTTCACCAACGGCCGGGTCAGCCTGTTGTGGGAGCCCGTCGGTTCGCTTCGGGTCCTGCTCGCGGCCCAGCGCTGGGTGGACAAGTCGGATGCGCTGGTCGGCCAGGCCTTCGAGTTTGATCCCGGGGTGCCCGCCTTTGCCGATGCCACGGGCGTGAAGGATTACCCCTATGGCATTCGCGGCAGCCGCTACGCGGACTGGGATCCGGACTCCGACCTGGCGCGAGACAACAAGTTCACCATGCTGACAGGGCGGATCGACTATGATTTGAGCGACGCCATCACGCTGACCTCGCTCACCAATTACATCGATTTCAAATATCACCTGCTCGGCGAGGCCGACGGGGTCCCGGTTCATAACACGACCTTCATCACCGATTCCACGAACGAGACCTTCTCGCAGGAACTTCGTCTGGCAGGAAAATTCGGCAATCTGCGGGCGATCCTGGGTGCCAATTACGAGCATGACACGCCCAACGAGAACACGCTGCAGGATCTGACCACGGCAGCCGCGATCGTGTCGCTCAGCACGCGCTTCGCACCCGACACGCCGCTGCGCACCCTTCGCGTGGCCGCCCGTCAGAAGACCAACATCTACGCGATATTCGGCAATCTCGAGTATGAGATTGCGCCCGGTCTCACGCTGCAGGGCGGTGCACGCTATACGCGCTCGAAGATCGCGTTCAGCGGCTGCCTTGCCGATTCCGGAGACGGAACCGCTGCGCCTACCTACACCGGCCTGATCAACGCCACCCGTGGTGCTCGCGGATTGGCCCCGATCGCGCCGCTTGGCCCGGGCGACTGCGTCACGATGGACGCGACGACCAACCCGCCCTCGCTCAATCCCGGTTTGGTGACGACGCCCTATGACGAGGATAATGTGTCCTGGCGGACAGGGGCGCAATATAGCGTCGGACCCAATGCGATGATCTATGCGAACATCTCGAAGGGGTACAAGATGGGCGGCCATCCCTTCGTCAACGCTACATATAGTACCGCCCTCACCCCCGCGAAGCAGGAATCCATCCTGGCCTATGAAGGCGGGTTCAAAGCCGGGCTGCTGGACCGGGCTCTCCAGTTGAATGGCGCGGTATTCTACTATGATTACAAGAACAAGCAGGAGGTCGGCACGATCGTCGATCCAGCGATCGGACGCATCGGGGCGCTGACCAACATCCCCAAATCCCGCGTCTATGGCGCAGAGTTCCAAATCGATGCGATGCCTTTGAAGGGGCTGACCCTCCAGGCTGCCGGGATTTATGTACGAACCGAGATTCTCGGTCATTATACCAGCACCAATGCCGTGGGCGAGACGCAGGACTTTCATGGGACCGAGCTCGCCAATGCGCCGCGGTGGCAGATCAACGCCTCGGCGCGCTACGAGCGGGAACTCACCGATCGAATGAACATGTTCCTGAGCGGCCGCTTTTATTATCAAAGCACCGCGCAAGACCGGATCGGCAATATCCCGGGCTACGAGCACGAAGCCTATAAGCTGGTGGATCTTTCGGCCGGCCTCGAAAGTCCTGATGCCAAATGGCGGGCCTACATCTGGGGCCGGAACGTCTTTAACGAACGCTACGGCCTGACCAGAAACGGCATCGATACGAACATCCAGTTCCTGGCCAAGCCCGCGACCTACGGCATCACGGTCGGCTTCTCCTATTAG
- a CDS encoding MFS transporter produces MSGAAAEALDSATAVDPAPQPRESQLLTLAREWRAGWRPGIAAIIGLSLGYTLWTHLSSFFIEPLQREFGWTRGEIALANSVGMITGFAAPFLGRVVDRVGAKAVALFGVITSALCFVALSQLNGSLSAYYAIYFILVIAGMATTGITYGRILVGTFKKSRGTSLALLRVGMGISLAGMPLLIYPAIAQFGSTGGFLMLAGVNVFVTLPILLFLVPGKRSLVEAGSQSAAQAGPSRWQLLARQPKILIVSLAAMLNSAPLAAIMTQLKPIGVSAGLTSATAVGAVSAAGIAPIAGALIAGIFVDRVWAPAVAFAMCAISAVGCAMLVLFGSDTTPAIFYLSVILVGIGMGGESDVLGYMVARYFGLNDYATIAGIAGLFVVVGIAIAASLIGRAYDIFGDYQVALVVAAITVLAAGFVFMLLGKYPDSVEE; encoded by the coding sequence ATGAGCGGGGCCGCGGCAGAAGCCCTGGATTCGGCGACGGCGGTCGATCCGGCGCCGCAGCCGCGCGAAAGCCAGTTGCTGACGCTTGCGCGCGAATGGCGGGCGGGTTGGCGCCCGGGGATCGCTGCAATCATCGGGCTCTCGCTAGGCTACACGCTCTGGACGCATCTATCGAGCTTCTTCATCGAGCCTCTGCAGCGCGAGTTCGGCTGGACGCGGGGCGAAATTGCGCTCGCCAATTCGGTGGGCATGATCACGGGCTTCGCAGCGCCGTTTCTGGGCCGCGTGGTCGACCGGGTAGGGGCGAAGGCGGTCGCCCTGTTCGGCGTTATCACCAGCGCGCTCTGCTTTGTTGCGCTGTCGCAGCTCAATGGTTCCTTGTCCGCCTATTATGCGATCTATTTCATTCTCGTTATCGCCGGAATGGCGACGACGGGGATAACATACGGGCGCATTCTGGTTGGAACCTTCAAGAAGAGCAGGGGCACCTCGCTCGCATTGCTGCGCGTGGGAATGGGGATCTCGCTGGCGGGCATGCCTCTCCTCATCTACCCCGCGATTGCGCAATTCGGATCCACGGGCGGTTTTCTCATGCTCGCGGGGGTGAATGTATTCGTCACCCTTCCGATCCTGCTTTTTCTGGTCCCCGGCAAGCGCTCGCTCGTCGAGGCCGGATCGCAGAGCGCCGCGCAGGCCGGTCCGAGCCGCTGGCAGCTCCTCGCGCGCCAGCCGAAGATATTGATCGTCTCGCTCGCAGCGATGCTCAATTCTGCGCCGCTCGCGGCCATCATGACCCAGCTCAAGCCGATAGGTGTTTCCGCCGGGCTGACGTCGGCGACTGCCGTGGGGGCGGTGTCGGCAGCGGGTATTGCCCCCATCGCCGGTGCGCTGATCGCCGGCATATTTGTGGACCGGGTCTGGGCGCCTGCAGTGGCATTTGCCATGTGCGCGATTTCGGCCGTGGGCTGCGCCATGCTGGTCCTGTTCGGCAGCGACACCACACCCGCCATCTTCTACCTGTCGGTGATCCTGGTCGGGATCGGCATGGGCGGCGAAAGCGACGTGCTTGGGTATATGGTGGCACGATATTTCGGTCTTAATGACTATGCCACGATCGCCGGGATTGCCGGGCTGTTCGTGGTTGTCGGTATTGCCATCGCCGCCTCGCTTATCGGGCGGGCCTACGACATATTTGGCGATTATCAGGTCGCATTGGTCGTTGCGGCGATCACTGTTCTCGCCGCCGGTTTTGTATTCATGCTTCTGGGTAAATATCCCGATTCCGTCGAGGAGTGA
- a CDS encoding TonB-dependent receptor, translating into MPIRGMLCASCCALALAHAGSAYAQAADADTNASDSSDAPADIIVTAQKYSQNVNSVPMSITAVSGEQLQTAGIKAVEDLPKVTPGFNVTQTPTGAAVYTLRGVGFNDSSLSTRPAVTVYVDEAPIPFGAMTRGAGLDVDHVEVLKGPQGTLFGANSTGGAINYVANKPTDTLEAGLSATYGRFDQFDIGGFISGPLTSTLSVRLAFEHQGSGDWQKSVTRDDTAGRQDFNNGRLSVRWEPSDSFRMLLTAQRWVDRSDAPVGQAFEFKPQEPALADLTGIADYPYARRGNRYADWDPGTDLSKDNRLTMLTGRFDLDVGEAVTLTSLTSFSKFQTFLLSEADGVPVENTSFIVDSRNKTFTQELRAAVRLDGLRLTFGANYQSDRPRESTVEVLTTASPIIGLNLAFGDGTPFRELEVKARSAANSYAAFANLEYEATPRLTLQGGMRYTRSKIRYRGCLAVSADGSAGPAYTGLINFLRDGFGLGPLAAPLEAGDCITLDASTNPPTLLPGFVTTPYDEDNVSWRAGAQYEAADGLMLYANVSRGYKMGGHPFLNATFSGALTPARQESVLAYEAGFKASLADRKVQLNGAIFYGDYKDKQEVGTVVDPVLGPLGGLTNIPKSRIYGAELQLQAAPYPGLTVNAAGSYVRAEVLGHYTSTNEDGDIQDFHKTDLANAPRWQLNGNARYQWALNSQLDMFVGGAVSYQSSAQSVLGNLGYETSGRALVDVSAGVETSDGKWRAFLWGRNILDKTYVATFRNAIDTRMTYMGKPATYGVSVVFKY; encoded by the coding sequence ATGCCGATCAGAGGAATGTTGTGCGCGAGTTGCTGTGCGCTGGCCCTCGCTCACGCCGGCAGCGCCTATGCGCAAGCGGCGGACGCGGATACCAACGCGAGCGACAGTTCCGATGCCCCGGCCGACATCATCGTCACGGCGCAAAAATATTCACAGAATGTGAATAGCGTGCCGATGTCGATTACCGCAGTATCGGGCGAGCAGTTGCAGACTGCAGGCATAAAGGCAGTGGAGGATCTCCCCAAGGTCACGCCCGGCTTCAACGTGACGCAAACCCCGACGGGTGCAGCGGTCTACACGCTGCGCGGCGTTGGCTTCAACGACTCCTCGCTCAGCACGCGCCCCGCGGTCACGGTTTATGTCGACGAAGCCCCCATTCCCTTTGGCGCGATGACGCGCGGCGCCGGCCTGGACGTCGATCACGTCGAGGTCCTCAAAGGTCCGCAGGGAACGCTGTTCGGTGCCAACTCCACAGGCGGCGCAATCAACTATGTTGCCAACAAGCCGACCGACACGCTGGAGGCGGGACTCTCCGCCACCTACGGCCGCTTCGACCAGTTCGACATCGGCGGCTTCATCAGCGGTCCGCTCACCAGCACATTGAGCGTCCGCCTGGCGTTCGAGCACCAGGGGAGCGGCGACTGGCAAAAGAGCGTCACGCGAGACGACACGGCGGGCCGGCAGGATTTCAATAACGGTCGTCTCAGCGTTCGCTGGGAGCCGAGCGATTCCTTTCGCATGCTGCTTACCGCGCAGCGCTGGGTCGACCGGTCCGACGCGCCGGTGGGTCAGGCGTTCGAATTCAAGCCCCAGGAGCCGGCACTCGCCGACCTGACGGGAATCGCGGACTATCCCTATGCCCGGCGCGGGAATCGCTATGCCGATTGGGATCCGGGTACCGATCTTTCAAAAGACAACCGCCTGACGATGCTGACCGGCCGGTTCGACCTGGATGTGGGCGAGGCGGTGACGCTGACGTCGCTGACCAGCTTCAGCAAGTTCCAGACATTTCTCCTGAGCGAAGCCGACGGTGTTCCGGTGGAAAACACCAGTTTCATCGTCGATTCCCGGAACAAGACGTTCACGCAGGAACTCCGCGCGGCGGTCCGGCTCGACGGACTGCGGCTGACATTCGGCGCCAACTACCAGAGTGACCGGCCAAGAGAATCGACAGTCGAAGTCCTCACCACGGCTTCGCCGATCATAGGGCTCAATCTCGCCTTTGGCGACGGGACCCCGTTTCGCGAACTGGAGGTCAAGGCGCGATCGGCCGCAAACAGCTATGCCGCCTTTGCCAATCTGGAATATGAGGCCACGCCCCGGCTGACGTTGCAGGGCGGCATGCGCTACACGCGCTCCAAGATCCGGTATCGAGGCTGCCTTGCGGTTTCCGCCGACGGTTCGGCAGGGCCCGCCTACACAGGCCTCATCAACTTCCTGCGCGATGGTTTCGGACTGGGACCGCTTGCCGCACCGCTTGAGGCCGGAGATTGCATTACCCTCGACGCGTCAACCAATCCGCCCACGCTGCTGCCGGGCTTCGTCACGACACCTTATGACGAAGATAATGTTTCCTGGCGCGCCGGCGCCCAATATGAAGCAGCCGACGGCCTCATGCTCTACGCCAATGTTTCACGCGGCTACAAGATGGGAGGTCACCCCTTCCTGAACGCGACCTTCAGCGGCGCCCTCACACCGGCCCGGCAAGAGTCCGTGCTCGCCTATGAAGCAGGCTTCAAGGCCAGCCTGGCGGACCGGAAGGTCCAGCTGAACGGCGCGATTTTCTATGGTGACTATAAGGACAAGCAGGAGGTGGGAACGGTCGTGGATCCTGTTCTGGGTCCGCTGGGAGGACTGACCAATATCCCTAAATCGCGGATCTATGGCGCCGAGCTCCAACTCCAGGCTGCTCCCTACCCCGGCCTGACCGTCAATGCGGCGGGCAGTTATGTTCGGGCCGAGGTTCTGGGACATTATACCAGCACGAACGAAGACGGTGACATTCAGGATTTCCACAAGACCGACCTCGCCAACGCGCCGCGCTGGCAGCTGAATGGCAATGCCCGCTATCAATGGGCGCTCAATTCCCAATTGGACATGTTTGTCGGCGGCGCCGTGTCTTACCAGAGCAGCGCCCAGTCCGTGCTCGGCAACCTCGGGTACGAGACCAGCGGCCGCGCGCTTGTCGATGTATCGGCTGGCGTAGAGACCTCGGACGGCAAATGGCGCGCCTTTCTTTGGGGGCGCAACATTCTGGACAAGACCTATGTTGCCACTTTCCGGAACGCGATCGACACCCGCATGACCTATATGGGCAAGCCCGCCACCTACGGGGTGAGCGTTGTCTTCAAATATTGA
- a CDS encoding GFA family protein: MTMKGGCLCGAVRYDISNDATPSAICHCRNCQKQSGSSFSIALLVNAADFTMTGTLKRYEDQNHEGRPIYREFCETCGSPVVSRSPVRSDRIAVKAGTLDDPSVLRPQLQVWCDSAQPWLTLSDLPAVARQPEPGRVE, encoded by the coding sequence ATGACGATGAAAGGCGGCTGCCTATGCGGCGCCGTGCGCTACGATATCAGTAACGACGCCACTCCGTCGGCCATCTGCCACTGTCGCAATTGCCAAAAACAGAGCGGATCGAGCTTTTCGATCGCGCTCCTGGTGAATGCCGCCGACTTCACGATGACGGGGACGCTGAAGCGGTACGAGGACCAGAATCACGAAGGGCGACCCATCTATCGCGAATTCTGCGAGACATGCGGGTCACCCGTCGTATCGCGCAGTCCGGTCCGATCCGACCGGATTGCCGTCAAGGCGGGAACGCTCGACGACCCATCGGTGCTTCGTCCCCAATTGCAGGTCTGGTGCGACTCTGCCCAGCCGTGGCTGACGCTTTCGGACCTGCCCGCAGTGGCACGGCAGCCGGAACCGGGCCGCGTGGAATGA
- a CDS encoding AraC family transcriptional regulator — MTMRDGPRRHADVARFPGAVWRAIQAAGIAPAVILDRAGLPRSYADPSTAMSTAQYFSIWKAAEALADDPGFAVRLVRARTGVEQQPGFIVGLYASSFRDALERLMRSRLSASERLWTREAGGIWTMGKDWHYAAEPEPALSVDLTFALVVELGRRGTGGRIRPAYVQYARPRHPSSALEAYYGCAPSFDAAHNMISFTSEDLDTPFPRYSPEFVEVMTRALSIDRGKLPVAERFSDRVRAALKQAILNGRPEMAAIASDMGLGVRTLQRRITRSGTTFRALLNEARRELGVELVASADLDVGRIAAMLGYQDAGSFYRAFKSWEGVSFGKWRAQHGVAHQAATSSGRAHEFGHSR, encoded by the coding sequence ATGACGATGCGCGACGGGCCTCGACGTCATGCCGATGTTGCTCGGTTTCCCGGGGCGGTCTGGCGGGCCATTCAGGCCGCGGGAATTGCCCCCGCTGTGATACTCGACCGGGCCGGACTGCCGCGATCCTACGCCGACCCCTCGACCGCGATGTCCACGGCGCAGTATTTTTCGATCTGGAAGGCCGCCGAGGCCCTCGCTGACGACCCTGGATTCGCCGTGCGTCTGGTCAGGGCCCGAACCGGCGTCGAGCAGCAGCCCGGCTTTATCGTCGGACTCTACGCATCCAGCTTTCGAGATGCCCTCGAACGGCTGATGCGATCCCGCCTCAGTGCGTCGGAGCGGCTGTGGACCCGCGAAGCCGGGGGAATATGGACGATGGGCAAGGATTGGCACTACGCGGCGGAGCCCGAGCCGGCGCTGTCGGTCGATCTTACTTTCGCCTTGGTCGTTGAACTGGGCCGGCGCGGGACGGGAGGGCGCATCAGGCCCGCCTATGTCCAATACGCGCGGCCGCGGCATCCCTCGTCGGCCTTGGAAGCCTATTATGGATGTGCGCCGAGCTTCGATGCGGCGCATAATATGATCAGCTTCACCAGCGAAGATCTCGATACGCCGTTTCCAAGATACAGCCCCGAGTTTGTCGAAGTGATGACGCGGGCTCTCTCCATCGACCGGGGCAAACTGCCGGTCGCGGAACGGTTCAGTGACCGCGTCAGGGCGGCCCTCAAACAAGCTATATTGAACGGGCGACCGGAGATGGCGGCAATCGCCAGCGATATGGGCCTCGGGGTGCGCACGCTGCAGAGGCGAATCACCCGCAGCGGCACAACCTTTCGCGCCTTGCTGAACGAGGCGCGGCGCGAACTGGGGGTCGAGCTGGTGGCGAGCGCAGATCTCGACGTTGGCCGCATAGCCGCCATGCTGGGCTATCAGGACGCAGGCTCCTTTTATCGCGCTTTCAAAAGCTGGGAGGGCGTTTCGTTCGGCAAATGGCGCGCCCAACACGGCGTCGCCCATCAGGCGGCCACCTCCAGCGGCAGGGCGCACGAATTCGGGCATTCTCGCTAA
- a CDS encoding NtaA/DmoA family FMN-dependent monooxygenase (This protein belongs to a clade of FMN-dependent monooxygenases, within a broader family of flavin-dependent oxidoreductases, the luciferase-like monooxygenase (LMM) family, some of whose members use coenzyme F420 rather than FMN.) → MTKDMILFWMPEYLGAHAMAWRRDRSRRTLEMDFGLICRQAQVAERGKLHGLMLTDTVAVGYYASSMTKEALGRTAKGSRWEPLTLLSAIATSTSRIGLIAPVSTSYSEPYNAARMIASLDHISAGRAGWAVDCAVNAHSDANFGASSCTAHQGGRHQEFINVVSGLWDSWEDDAFVRDKASGRYFDPAKLHALNHRGPHLSVAGPLNIARPVQGQPVIVQTGPAVPESGFPGGDVVCAWHPGIEAAKAFYDAVKSGAAARGQDPEGVKVLAALVLAVGRSRVHAEEKVARLDSLLDPVFGRELLSTTLALDLSGYPLDFPVSDVAVDPAKPSTVRQYYLDVAKRDGLTIRQLMEVVARVSVIPGSAADIADMMQRWFEAGAADGFAITFDSDEESLEIFVDTVVPELQQRGLFQRDYRASSLRENLGLPRPVNRYIATP, encoded by the coding sequence GTGACGAAGGACATGATCCTTTTCTGGATGCCTGAATATCTGGGGGCCCATGCGATGGCCTGGCGGCGGGATCGCTCCCGCCGCACGCTCGAAATGGATTTCGGCCTCATCTGCCGGCAGGCGCAGGTGGCCGAGCGCGGCAAGCTGCACGGACTGATGCTGACCGACACGGTGGCCGTGGGCTATTATGCCTCGAGCATGACGAAGGAAGCCTTGGGCCGGACCGCCAAGGGCTCGCGCTGGGAACCGCTGACGCTCCTTAGCGCAATAGCGACCTCCACCAGCCGGATCGGACTGATTGCGCCGGTCAGCACCAGCTATTCGGAGCCCTATAACGCGGCCCGCATGATCGCGTCCCTTGACCATATTTCGGCCGGCCGCGCCGGCTGGGCGGTCGACTGCGCCGTCAATGCGCATAGCGACGCCAATTTCGGCGCTTCCTCGTGCACCGCTCACCAAGGTGGGCGCCACCAGGAGTTCATCAATGTTGTGTCGGGCCTCTGGGACAGCTGGGAGGATGATGCGTTTGTCCGGGACAAGGCTTCGGGGCGCTATTTCGATCCGGCAAAGCTGCACGCGCTGAATCACCGGGGCCCTCACTTGTCGGTCGCAGGCCCCCTCAACATCGCGCGCCCGGTTCAAGGCCAGCCCGTGATTGTACAGACCGGCCCAGCGGTACCCGAAAGCGGGTTCCCGGGCGGCGATGTCGTTTGCGCCTGGCACCCCGGCATTGAAGCCGCGAAGGCCTTTTACGACGCAGTGAAATCCGGGGCCGCGGCGCGTGGGCAAGATCCGGAGGGTGTGAAAGTCCTGGCAGCGCTCGTCCTCGCCGTCGGCCGCAGCCGGGTCCATGCAGAAGAGAAGGTTGCGCGCCTCGACTCCCTCCTCGACCCCGTCTTCGGACGCGAGCTCCTCAGCACGACACTGGCGCTGGACCTGTCCGGTTATCCGTTGGACTTTCCCGTGTCCGACGTTGCGGTTGATCCTGCAAAACCCAGCACGGTACGGCAATATTATCTGGACGTCGCAAAGCGCGACGGTCTCACCATTCGCCAACTCATGGAGGTCGTTGCGCGGGTCTCTGTCATCCCCGGTTCGGCCGCCGATATTGCGGACATGATGCAGCGATGGTTCGAAGCGGGCGCCGCCGACGGTTTTGCCATCACTTTCGACAGCGACGAGGAGTCATTGGAAATTTTCGTCGACACCGTGGTACCGGAGTTGCAGCAGCGCGGCCTCTTCCAGCGCGACTATCGTGCCTCGTCGTTGCGGGAGAATCTTGGGCTTCCCCGCCCGGTCAATCGCTACATCGCAACGCCGTGA